From the genome of Luteibacter rhizovicinus DSM 16549:
GCCTATCGCCGATGAATCGGCTCCCACAGAGAGCAGTGCATCGGGCTCCAGGTCTTAAAAATAGGCAAAAAAAAGCCCTCATCCGAGGGCCCCTTTTCCCGGGAATCCCAAGCTGCCCGCCTGGATTCCTTCTCCCCGCGCTTTTCTTTCGCTTACGTCAGTTGACGGCGTAGAAAGCGTGGTCACCGATCTTGCGAACGATGCGGCTGGCGGACCAGCTCGGCGCGACGGCTACGGTCGCGAAATGATCGGCCTGTGGAACATAAACCAGGCGTTCGCTCTTTGGCAGGCTCCAGTTATTGAGGGAGTCGCCGGCGATTTTCCACGCCTTGGTCCACGATACGAGATCGGTGATCTCGAAATCCTTCGGCGTCGTCGTGATTGCGAACTGGCGTGGCGCCGAGACGACTGCACACACCTTGTCGCCGCCCATGCCGCGATCGCGGCGCCGTAGGGCGACTTCCGCCACGGCGTACTGGCCGATGGTGGGTTCACTGCGTGCTTCGAGATAAACCGTCGTCGCCAGGCACGTCTGGTCAGCGAGGTGGCTAGGAAGGACGGACGCCATCCATAGCAAAGCGGAAAGTTTCATGTGTATCTGCCTCCAACGAGCTTTTCCGTCACTTGCGGCATTCTTTGGAAAGAGCCATGGGGGACGTATGAGCGGTAGACGGGCGGGCAGGCCGTTACTACCTGGACCAACCGAGGACATTCGCTGTGAATCTGTTAGGCGAACGAGTCGGGCGTCACACACTGTGACTGTACTAAACGGCTGTCCGGAGCCGTCCGGTAATGGGGGTGCACCGAAAGGGAGCGGCATCGCGCAATGGGCGGCGGCTCCGTCGGCTTACGACGCGCAGTGAGAAGGTGCGCGCGTTTCGTGCTCCGGTCGGTGGTCTGACCGGGTCGCGCCAGAACCGTCATCATCGACGGATCGTCGCGGGTGTAACCGTGGCGCAACACCACGGACACTGAAATGGATCGGCGGAGCCTAGTAGCGGGATGCAAATTTGGCAAGTGCGTGCGCGGTACGGTTCAGCTTTTACTCACACACACCGTAGAACTTTATTTTACGAACGTGCTTGCAGAACTCATGCATCGAACGTCGAAACGATGTGCAGACGCATGCCTTCGATTTCAAGAGTGTCCGCCTGTACCACCGCATCATCCAATACGACAAGCGATATAGGCCTCGCTGTTGATGTGTTGCACATCAATACGGTGCCAACAGCTTTGCCGTCAATGCGCAGTGAATCTCCTTCAACGAGTGCGCGATCGCTTGTAACGGCATGCAGATGCTTCTTGTGACCGCCGAGATGATGCAGGCGTGCAGCGATTTCCTGGCCGGGGAAACAACCTTTATTGAACGAGACGGCACTCAGGCGTTCCATCGAGAGCGCAGGTGGTAACAACGTGTCGATCGTTGCGTCGGGCAACCATGCGTAACCTTTCTCGATGTGTCGTGCGTGCCATGCGTCGGTCGTTGCATTCGTCGCGTTGCTGTAACGCAGCGACGCGTCGCCTTCGCCGAAAATGATCGCACCACTCGCATCTTCGATGGCGTGTGAATCGTCGAGCGCATCGCCGTCGTTCGTATGCAGTACGCCGGATACGACGATCTTCACCTTGGATCGAAAGACGAAACGACGCAGGTCGTTCGCGATCGCTTCGCCGTCGCCGCCACGGGGAAACGCGACGAAGCGCTCGTCCTCGGGGCGGGCAATCTGGAGCAAGGCGCGGACCCGGCCCTTGGGGTCGAGCCAGCCGCTCCATTGCCACCGGCCGGGAGCCAGCGCGAGGACATCGCTGCTGAACTGGGCATTGGCGAAGGAGGCCGCGTCGGGGCCGGTCAGGGT
Proteins encoded in this window:
- a CDS encoding cell wall hydrolase yields the protein MKLSALLWMASVLPSHLADQTCLATTVYLEARSEPTIGQYAVAEVALRRRDRGMGGDKVCAVVSAPRQFAITTTPKDFEITDLVSWTKAWKIAGDSLNNWSLPKSERLVYVPQADHFATVAVAPSWSASRIVRKIGDHAFYAVN
- a CDS encoding YgfZ/GcvT domain-containing protein; the encoded protein is MPSRTTRSITLTGPDAASFANAQFSSDVLALAPGRWQWSGWLDPKGRVRALLQIARPEDERFVAFPRGGDGEAIANDLRRFVFRSKVKIVVSGVLHTNDGDALDDSHAIEDASGAIIFGEGDASLRYSNATNATTDAWHARHIEKGYAWLPDATIDTLLPPALSMERLSAVSFNKGCFPGQEIAARLHHLGGHKKHLHAVTSDRALVEGDSLRIDGKAVGTVLMCNTSTARPISLVVLDDAVVQADTLEIEGMRLHIVSTFDA